GACCGCTTTCCTACAATTCAAGCACTAAGTGAATCTAAAGAAGATGATGTTTTGAAGTATTGGGAAGGTCTAGGGTACTATTCAAGAGTGAGAAATTTTCATGAAGCAGTTAAAGAAGTTCACAATAAATACGATGGAATTGTTCCAGATAATCCAGAAGAGTTTAAAAAGTTAAAAGGGGTAGGGCCTTATACTAACGCAGCAGTGATGAGTATCGTCCACAATCACCCTATACCAGCAGTTGATGGTAATGTATTGCGTGTTTGGAGTAGATTGACTTGCAATGATCGTGATATAGCAGCACCAAAAACGAAAAAAATATTCGAAGAGGAATTACAACCATTTGTTAAAAGCGAGTCAGGTGATTTTAATCAGGCAATGATGGAATTAGGTGCTACAATTTGTACGCCAAAGAAAACTTTATGTATTATGTGTCCTGTACAAAAACATTGTTCAGCTTTTGCTGAAGGTCGAGTATCTGAATTACCAGTTAAAACGAAAAAAGCGAAGAAAAAAACAGTTGATTATTCAGTATTATATATTACAAATAGTGCTGGAGAGATTCTAGTACGTCAAAGAGATACTAAGTTATTAAATAGCATGTGGGAATTTCCAATGTTCGATGCTGAAGATAGCATTCATAGTATTGAAGAAGAACTAGATGC
This portion of the Mammaliicoccus vitulinus genome encodes:
- the mutY gene encoding A/G-specific adenine glycosylase, which translates into the protein MIETKEFKDDLLNWFHENKRQMPWRETTNPYYIWLSEVMLQQTQVNTVRPYYNAFIDRFPTIQALSESKEDDVLKYWEGLGYYSRVRNFHEAVKEVHNKYDGIVPDNPEEFKKLKGVGPYTNAAVMSIVHNHPIPAVDGNVLRVWSRLTCNDRDIAAPKTKKIFEEELQPFVKSESGDFNQAMMELGATICTPKKTLCIMCPVQKHCSAFAEGRVSELPVKTKKAKKKTVDYSVLYITNSAGEILVRQRDTKLLNSMWEFPMFDAEDSIHSIEEELDAVIDVQEEPMFTTKHVFTHMTWNMKVYRAYTQKQSFEPPYKWMKKDEKEKLSFSTSMSKIFNEVNT